CTGCGTGTTCGCCGTGGCGGGGGCGTTCACGACCGAACTCGTCGAGGGGGAACTGCTGCTGGTTTTGACGGCGGCCCTGATGCTGCTTCTTTCGCTTCGCATGATCAAGTCCCCGGGTGCGCGACAGCCGGCCTCGGCACCCACGCCCGCCGTGCTGCTTGCGATAGGAGCCGCGTCGGGGTTCCTGTCGGGTCTGCTCGGGATAGGTGGAGGAGTGATCCTCGTGCCGGTGCTGTCGGTTTTCGTGGGCCTGCCAGTGAAGACGGCGCTGGGCACCTCGCTTGCTGTGGTCGCCGCCCAGTCCATCCCGGGGTCGGTGGTCCATGCCGTCCTCGGCAACATCGACTGGGTGCTGGCGGGCGCGCTGACGGCGGGCGTCATCCCAGGGGCCAAGCTCGGATCGAGACTGGCGGTCAGAAGCCAGGAGGCGACGCTGCGTGTGGCGGTGGGGGTCGGAATGGCGGCAATGGCAGTGGTATTCGGTGCGGTGGAGATGCGAAAGCTGCTCGGCCAGTGAGGTGGAAGCGTCTCGGGCGGCGGTTAGGCGCCGGCGTGTGCTCGGTGGCGGTGGCGTCGATGTGTGCATGGCCGATGCCCGTGCGGGCGCAGTCTCAGGCTGAGGCCCAGGCTCGCAGTGACCTTGCCGTTTCGCTGGTCGAGATGCAGCCGTGGTTCGACCCTCAAACGCCTCTGCGTCTGCGCATCGAAGTCACGAGCCGCTCGAGACCGCTCACCGACACGACGGCGACGCTCGCCGTTCATCCGCGCGTGCGCAGCCGCGGGGAACTCGCGCGCGTTCTGACGGGCGAAAGGGCGCCGCCGGTTCTCGTAGAGCGGTCATATGAGGTGCCAGACGCGCGTGCCGGGACGCCGGTGTCCATCGACATGGTCAACGAGCCGCCCGCGCGCAGCCTGCAAGGGCTGCAGGACGGGGTTTATCCCGTCACCGTCGCCGTCTCCAGGCGAGGGACACCGAGACAAACGCTGACCACCGCGGTCGCAATACTCCAAGGCCCCGTTTCTCCCCGGATGAGCGTGCTCACGGTGGCTCTCTTCTCTCCCACGCCGGTGCTGAGGCCCGATTGGTCCGTGCCGCGAAACGCGAGGCGCCGGCTCGAGGGTCTGAAGCGGCAGCTGGAGTCGCTTTCACCGGAAGACTCACCGGCCGTAGTGGCCGTGAGCCCGCTTGCGGCGGAAGAGCTCCGGGTGTTCCCAGCCGGGGAGGCACAACCTGCGGCTCATGCGGCGCTGGAGGCGTTGCGGACCGTAGTGGGCCGGTCGGAACTGGCGACCACGCCGCTGTGCAACTGTCAGCTCCCCCACCTCGACGATCTCGATCTTCAACTGCCGGAGCAGTTCGAGCTTGGCCGTGAAGCCGTCCGCAGGGCCTTCGAGGCCGACCCGATCCCTCTGGTCATGCCCCCAGACCTTGTGGTGGACGCCGAGACGCTGCGGGCACTGGAGGCCAACGGCCACACGGCGTCGGTTGCAGCCTTCGACGCCCCGACCGGGCTGACGCCTGCCGAGGCCCTGAGGACCGGCGGCCTGACCGTGCTTCCTGCCGACGCACGCATCAACGAACTGTCTTCGGCGGCACGGTCTCCACTGGACGTCAGCCGGGTGGTCGCCGAGACGGCGATGGTCTATTTCGAGAGCCCCGGGCGGGAAAGGACCCTCGTCCTGGTGGTGGACGCGACGGCTCCCCGCGCCGCCGATCTTCTCAGCGCCTTTCGGAGGGCCCCGTGGCTTCAGGCGGTGAGCGCGGCTCAGGCGGCCGCGTCTGCCACGAAACGGCAGATCCCCGTGCTGCGGCGTGCGGACCGGCCAACCCAGCCGTACAGGCGGGATCTGCGTGAAGCCCGGGAAGCTGTGGACCTGTTCGCGTCGTACACCTTGCCTGACAACCCTGCCGTCCCACACTTCCGGCACGCGCTGCTAGCCGCCGCGGGGACCGCCTGGTGGAACGAGGACTGGGCCGCCGGGACTGCCTCCGCACGCTCGGTGACCGAGTCGGTCAGGAGGCAGAGGTCGCTGATCACGACCACGGATTCGGGCCCCGTCACGTTCACGTCCAGAAGAGGCGGCGTCCCGGTGACCGTCGGCAACAGAAGCAGGTACCGGGTGCGACTGGTC
This sequence is a window from Actinomycetota bacterium. Protein-coding genes within it:
- a CDS encoding sulfite exporter TauE/SafE family protein; protein product: MRLAAAVAIGFVSGVASGAFGIGGALLSTPGLRVVLDTPALVAVGTTLPVVVPTALTGLVTYLRKQLVDGRSAAYAAASGCVFAVAGAFTTELVEGELLLVLTAALMLLLSLRMIKSPGARQPASAPTPAVLLAIGAASGFLSGLLGIGGGVILVPVLSVFVGLPVKTALGTSLAVVAAQSIPGSVVHAVLGNIDWVLAGALTAGVIPGAKLGSRLAVRSQEATLRVAVGVGMAAMAVVFGAVEMRKLLGQ
- a CDS encoding DUF6049 family protein encodes the protein MRWKRLGRRLGAGVCSVAVASMCAWPMPVRAQSQAEAQARSDLAVSLVEMQPWFDPQTPLRLRIEVTSRSRPLTDTTATLAVHPRVRSRGELARVLTGERAPPVLVERSYEVPDARAGTPVSIDMVNEPPARSLQGLQDGVYPVTVAVSRRGTPRQTLTTAVAILQGPVSPRMSVLTVALFSPTPVLRPDWSVPRNARRRLEGLKRQLESLSPEDSPAVVAVSPLAAEELRVFPAGEAQPAAHAALEALRTVVGRSELATTPLCNCQLPHLDDLDLQLPEQFELGREAVRRAFEADPIPLVMPPDLVVDAETLRALEANGHTASVAAFDAPTGLTPAEALRTGGLTVLPADARINELSSAARSPLDVSRVVAETAMVYFESPGRERTLVLVVDATAPRAADLLSAFRRAPWLQAVSAAQAAASATKRQIPVLRRADRPTQPYRRDLREAREAVDLFASYTLPDNPAVPHFRHALLAAAGTAWWNEDWAAGTASARSVTESVRRQRSLITTTDSGPVTFTSRRGGVPVTVGNRSRYRVRLVVEVESAKLKFPRGRSRALEVSPPGQTVTFPALTEATGTFPVRVTLRTPDGRVVVEQSEITVRSTAANVLALGLTVGAAAFLVLWYAKGRGRRTPRGRAGPPNGATG